A window from Cryomorphaceae bacterium encodes these proteins:
- a CDS encoding HTH domain-containing protein — protein MHTEEWHQYLSSGEGEKLEFKASFGDEVIETLSAFANSKGGTVLIGVNDDSSISGVNLKKETIQRWVNEIKGKTLPGIVPIVDETEFEGKSIVAFKVQEFPVKPVAFRGRYFQRVGNANHRLSVLEITQLTMQSLQVSWDSYPSPTKSWDNLDTESIQRFIKDVNSRNRFRLEENSYDALKKLRLVSKKQVTNAAWLLFGEGDTGFAIHVGRLKSPSVILDDKLLRGNLFSLVNQSMSYILNQIKVASEVTGTSTSRNEIFEYPLPAIREVLLNAVVHRDYMSPSDIQIKIFDNKITFFSPGQLVGNLTVEDLLRNDYQAHARNKLIAEAFYLKGDIEKYGSGLIRVRQEIESYPTMKFKMEQISNGILATLEYSRQKISSSKHSPDDVTEIVTENVTENVTDETSQKRHRRILEIMTANPRVTTSDLARKLDVSKRTVLRDIARLKSEGRISFMGPAKKGYWQIIISG, from the coding sequence ATGCATACTGAAGAATGGCATCAATATCTGTCGTCCGGTGAAGGTGAAAAGCTTGAGTTCAAGGCAAGTTTTGGAGATGAAGTTATTGAGACATTGTCGGCTTTTGCGAACTCAAAAGGAGGAACGGTCTTAATCGGGGTAAATGATGACAGTTCGATTTCTGGAGTCAACCTAAAGAAGGAGACGATTCAACGGTGGGTTAATGAAATAAAAGGAAAGACATTGCCAGGAATTGTCCCTATCGTTGATGAAACCGAGTTCGAGGGAAAATCAATTGTGGCTTTCAAAGTGCAGGAGTTCCCGGTTAAACCTGTAGCTTTTCGAGGCAGATATTTTCAACGTGTAGGCAATGCAAACCACCGTTTATCTGTTTTAGAGATTACTCAGTTGACTATGCAGTCGTTGCAGGTATCATGGGATTCTTATCCGAGCCCCACCAAGAGTTGGGATAATCTCGACACCGAATCCATTCAGAGGTTTATAAAAGACGTAAATTCAAGAAATCGATTCCGGCTCGAAGAGAACTCGTATGATGCGCTCAAAAAGCTTCGTTTGGTCTCAAAAAAGCAGGTGACCAATGCTGCATGGTTACTTTTTGGTGAAGGGGATACAGGTTTTGCGATACACGTTGGAAGGTTAAAAAGTCCTTCAGTTATTCTTGACGATAAACTCTTAAGGGGCAACTTGTTTAGCCTGGTTAATCAGTCAATGAGTTATATTTTGAATCAAATCAAGGTTGCAAGTGAAGTTACCGGAACATCAACCTCAAGGAATGAGATTTTTGAGTATCCATTGCCTGCAATTCGTGAGGTGCTGTTAAATGCAGTTGTACATCGCGATTACATGAGTCCGAGCGACATTCAAATCAAGATTTTTGATAATAAAATCACTTTTTTCAGTCCAGGTCAATTGGTGGGGAACCTTACCGTAGAAGATTTATTGCGTAATGACTACCAAGCTCATGCCCGGAACAAACTTATTGCGGAGGCATTTTATCTGAAAGGTGATATTGAAAAATACGGCAGCGGATTAATTCGTGTTCGCCAGGAGATTGAGTCCTATCCTACGATGAAATTCAAGATGGAGCAAATATCGAATGGGATACTTGCAACATTGGAGTATAGCCGCCAGAAAATAAGCTCTTCGAAACATTCTCCCGATGATGTCACTGAAATTGTCACTGAAAATGTCACTGAAAATGTCACCGATGAAACAAGCCAAAAAAGGCACAGAAGAATTTTAGAAATCATGACGGCCAACCCACGGGTCACCACCAGCGATTTGGCCAGAAAACTGGATGTATCCAAAAGAACCGTTCTTCGGGATATTGCCAGGCTGAAATCAGAAGGTAGAATATCATTTATGGGCCCCGCGAAAAAAGGCTACTGGCAAATCATTATCTCAGGTTAA
- a CDS encoding DegT/DnrJ/EryC1/StrS family aminotransferase: MSQPNQNIPVTKSFLPPMEDYTALVQRAFDKGWLTNRGELVRELEAALRNHLGVSNVLLMNNGTVPLQIALKLLGRGGEIITTPFSYVATTASIVWEGCTPVFVDIDPQYLTIDEKLIEAAITPRTTCIMATHVFGNPCNTEAIADIAARHGLHVIYDAAHCFGVRYLGKSIFDHGDISTCSFHATKLFHTGEGGAAFCPHEELRHRVYYSHNFGHHGALEFYGLGINGKMSELQAAMGLAVLPHMEVILASRSRATAFYREQLTGTELQMLAIRPGTDWNHSYFPVVFPDEASLLRAEARLKANNILPRRYFYPSLNNLPYVQSPAMPVSDDVSRRVLCLPLFAGITEEEQSKIISVVNAY, translated from the coding sequence ATGAGCCAACCCAACCAAAACATACCGGTTACCAAGAGCTTTCTGCCGCCCATGGAGGATTACACCGCCCTGGTGCAGCGCGCTTTTGACAAGGGCTGGCTCACCAACCGCGGCGAGCTGGTGCGCGAACTCGAAGCGGCGCTCAGAAACCACCTCGGGGTATCCAACGTGCTGCTGATGAACAACGGCACCGTCCCGCTGCAAATAGCCCTGAAACTGCTGGGGCGCGGCGGCGAAATCATCACCACGCCATTCAGCTATGTGGCCACCACGGCCTCCATCGTGTGGGAAGGCTGTACGCCCGTGTTTGTGGATATTGACCCGCAGTACCTCACCATCGACGAAAAGCTGATTGAGGCCGCCATCACGCCACGCACCACCTGCATCATGGCCACGCACGTTTTTGGCAATCCCTGTAATACGGAGGCCATTGCCGATATCGCCGCCCGCCACGGCCTGCACGTCATTTACGACGCTGCCCACTGCTTTGGCGTGCGCTACCTCGGTAAGAGCATTTTTGACCACGGCGATATCAGCACATGCAGCTTTCACGCCACCAAGCTCTTTCATACGGGCGAGGGCGGAGCCGCCTTTTGCCCTCACGAAGAACTCCGGCACCGCGTGTACTACAGCCACAATTTCGGGCATCACGGTGCGCTGGAGTTTTACGGCTTGGGCATCAACGGTAAAATGTCTGAATTACAGGCCGCCATGGGGCTGGCCGTATTGCCCCACATGGAGGTAATCCTCGCCTCGCGCAGCCGCGCCACCGCGTTTTACCGCGAGCAACTGACCGGTACTGAACTGCAAATGCTTGCCATCCGCCCCGGTACGGATTGGAACCACAGTTATTTTCCGGTTGTGTTTCCCGACGAAGCCTCGCTGCTCCGCGCAGAAGCGCGGCTCAAGGCCAACAACATCCTGCCGCGACGGTATTTTTATCCCTCGCTCAACAACCTGCCCTACGTGCAAAGCCCCGCCATGCCCGTGTCCGACGACGTATCGCGCAGGGTGCTCTGCCTGCCGCTCTTTGCGGGCATTACGGAGGAGGAACAAAGTAAAATCATTTCCGTGGTCAATGCATACTGA
- a CDS encoding FkbM family methyltransferase yields MKDTFRHQVVEELKASLHNAFTDQRKGPAPGLKDRLKTAVAGKLLAKMITKDAAAYFMERSIHTLAVYNDRLETLYGMLADDESKHLMVKLMAYRIMGRDKVRLPLYGDHYKKMVERSKDCFDRSDAVEVNYPGGARKIYRTRVHKAGFPIEGYFSGVVAQFFVEQYNYHDKIKAEAGDVVLDCGACFGDSSLYFAHLVGDHGKVVAFEFIPNNIEVFQRNLNMNPTLEPTIDLCPNPLWNEAGKAMYYKDRGPASQVQFEKFEGHDGQTETTTIDRVVADKQLPKVDFIKMDIEGAEPYALQGAEQTIRTHRPKLAIATYHSMDDFVNIPIWINNLQLGYRFYMKHATTHLEETVIFAVPESR; encoded by the coding sequence ATGAAAGACACCTTCCGCCACCAGGTTGTTGAGGAATTGAAAGCCTCCCTTCACAACGCTTTTACAGACCAGCGAAAAGGCCCGGCTCCGGGATTGAAAGACCGCCTCAAAACGGCCGTTGCCGGAAAATTGCTGGCAAAAATGATCACCAAAGATGCCGCAGCCTACTTTATGGAGCGCAGTATCCATACCCTTGCAGTGTACAACGACCGCCTGGAAACCCTGTACGGCATGCTCGCCGACGACGAATCCAAACACCTGATGGTGAAACTGATGGCCTACCGCATCATGGGCCGCGATAAAGTGCGGCTGCCGCTCTATGGCGACCACTACAAGAAAATGGTGGAGCGCTCCAAAGATTGTTTTGACCGCAGCGACGCCGTGGAAGTAAACTACCCCGGTGGTGCACGCAAAATTTACCGAACCCGCGTGCACAAAGCCGGATTTCCCATTGAAGGCTACTTCAGCGGGGTGGTGGCGCAATTCTTTGTGGAGCAATACAACTACCACGACAAAATCAAAGCCGAGGCCGGCGATGTAGTGCTCGATTGCGGCGCCTGCTTTGGCGACTCAAGCCTGTACTTTGCCCACCTGGTAGGTGATCACGGTAAAGTGGTGGCCTTTGAGTTTATTCCGAACAACATAGAGGTCTTCCAACGAAACCTCAACATGAACCCCACCCTGGAACCCACCATAGATCTCTGCCCTAATCCGCTGTGGAACGAAGCAGGCAAAGCCATGTACTACAAAGACCGCGGACCGGCCAGCCAGGTGCAGTTCGAAAAGTTTGAAGGCCACGACGGCCAAACCGAAACCACCACCATCGACCGCGTAGTGGCCGACAAGCAATTACCCAAAGTGGACTTTATCAAGATGGATATTGAAGGTGCCGAGCCTTACGCCCTGCAGGGAGCAGAGCAAACCATCCGCACCCATCGGCCTAAACTGGCCATTGCCACCTATCACAGCATGGATGATTTTGTGAACATCCCCATCTGGATCAATAACCTGCAGCTCGGATACCGCTTTTACATGAAGCACGCCACCACACACCTCGAAGAAACCGTAATCTTTGCAGTGCCCGAATCGAGGTAG
- a CDS encoding AsmA family protein: MGRKIKKWFLLALLVLFVLAGVGVLLGIIYEEEVKQRIVREVNQGLNTEISVESISFSVIQKFPYASLEFSNMMALDAIETTAPKDTLLYAGSFFLEFNLLDLFRGNYTIRKVEIANAVLRLKVDESGKDNFHFWKERSDTTSTEIAFQLEAVAFKKVDFSYRNVQNGFHLDTDIDHLNLSGNFHEAVFDLDVQSRLLLETLSLDEERYLHNRDTRIATRIKIDTGRNHFAIAEGSVRLDGMQFLANGSFQAGDAQHLDLRLDGQQLDILDVLNLIPKKLLEPMEGYEPRGRTSFGLHLLGDPSDPAKPLEVQASFNVQNAGVKHLKSGLNFKNFEATGTFHHRANHPDLLEIDNFRFQLKEGILSGNGSIRNFSRPMIQFELNGKAQLNDLQEIIEIRSLEYIRGGVNLTCRFKGIIANPQKLSVADLKRAEISGKLVFDNTDFKITGADHKYHGFTGAFHLNGNHAAVKNLRGNIFASDFALDGVFENFVPFVLIEGEKMNIQASLQSSYIDLAELLLADKESDGDELHFTLPKYIQLSANASIKKLQFRTFQADDIRGLLDITPSGIFADRLTFGTSEGTFDAKMDVRPMAGGNFKVNAQAQLRGINIQRLFTEFDNFGQDFITDKHLSGKTNADVVFRTTLNNALQLDPASIYSLIDISIVNGELIQHQSLIEVADYIRQNRILAPLVKTDRLRERLQHVHFSRLENQIEIRDRTIHIPEMNLESSAMNLVAAGTHHFNSVVDYRLRFRLAEILTNAQHSEFGEIRDDGSGGSFFLRMSGPLDNLQFTYDRESAREQRRAYFQQEKENFRNLLRKEFGGIFGGRRNREETPSTPPQKTEEIIIEHGTPSPKKNEAQPAQPQPGKPPVIIISPSDEDDDDHDDFWDQLEDDDDF; the protein is encoded by the coding sequence ATGGGGCGCAAAATCAAAAAGTGGTTTTTGCTAGCATTGCTGGTGCTTTTCGTGCTGGCGGGTGTGGGCGTGCTGCTGGGTATTATCTACGAGGAGGAGGTAAAGCAGCGCATTGTGCGCGAAGTGAACCAGGGGCTCAACACAGAGATTAGTGTAGAGAGTATCTCCTTCAGTGTGATTCAGAAGTTTCCGTATGCCTCGCTGGAATTCAGCAACATGATGGCGCTGGATGCCATCGAAACCACGGCTCCCAAGGATACCCTGCTCTACGCCGGCTCCTTTTTTCTGGAGTTCAACCTGCTCGATCTCTTCCGCGGAAATTACACCATCCGCAAGGTGGAAATTGCCAACGCAGTGCTGCGCCTCAAAGTAGATGAAAGCGGCAAGGATAACTTTCATTTCTGGAAGGAACGCAGCGATACCACCTCGACCGAAATTGCCTTTCAACTGGAGGCCGTAGCCTTCAAAAAAGTGGATTTTTCGTACCGAAATGTGCAGAACGGATTTCACCTCGACACCGATATAGACCACCTGAACCTGAGCGGAAACTTTCATGAGGCCGTGTTCGACCTGGACGTGCAGAGCAGGCTCTTGCTGGAAACCCTGTCGCTTGACGAGGAGCGATACCTGCACAACCGCGACACCCGGATTGCCACCCGAATCAAAATTGATACCGGGCGCAACCACTTTGCCATTGCCGAAGGCTCGGTGCGGCTCGACGGCATGCAGTTTCTGGCCAACGGCTCCTTTCAGGCCGGTGATGCCCAACACCTTGATTTGCGTCTCGATGGCCAGCAGCTCGACATCCTCGACGTGCTCAATCTCATTCCCAAGAAGCTGCTCGAACCAATGGAAGGATACGAGCCCCGGGGCAGAACCTCCTTTGGTCTGCACCTGCTGGGCGACCCGTCGGATCCTGCCAAACCCCTGGAGGTGCAGGCCAGTTTCAACGTGCAGAACGCCGGCGTAAAGCACCTCAAAAGCGGGCTTAATTTTAAAAACTTTGAGGCCACGGGTACTTTTCACCACCGCGCCAACCACCCCGATTTGTTGGAGATAGACAACTTCCGCTTTCAACTCAAAGAGGGCATCCTGAGCGGAAACGGCTCCATCCGCAACTTCAGCCGACCCATGATTCAGTTTGAACTGAACGGCAAGGCCCAGCTCAACGATTTGCAGGAAATCATCGAAATCCGATCGCTCGAGTACATCCGCGGAGGGGTAAATCTCACCTGCCGTTTTAAGGGAATCATCGCAAATCCTCAAAAACTCAGCGTGGCCGACCTGAAACGCGCAGAGATTTCAGGTAAGCTTGTGTTCGACAACACCGATTTTAAAATCACCGGCGCCGACCACAAGTACCACGGCTTTACGGGCGCCTTTCACCTCAACGGCAACCACGCTGCGGTAAAAAACCTCCGGGGCAATATCTTCGCGTCGGATTTTGCGCTCGACGGCGTTTTTGAAAACTTCGTTCCCTTTGTGCTGATCGAAGGCGAGAAAATGAACATCCAGGCCAGCCTTCAGTCGTCGTATATAGACCTTGCGGAATTGCTGCTGGCCGACAAGGAGTCCGATGGCGATGAACTGCATTTTACGCTACCCAAATACATTCAGCTCAGCGCGAATGCCTCTATCAAAAAGCTGCAGTTCAGAACCTTTCAGGCGGATGATATTCGCGGACTATTAGATATTACCCCGAGCGGCATTTTTGCCGACAGGCTCACTTTTGGCACCAGTGAGGGCACCTTCGATGCGAAGATGGACGTGCGCCCCATGGCCGGCGGCAACTTCAAGGTAAACGCTCAGGCCCAATTGCGGGGTATCAATATTCAGCGCCTGTTTACCGAATTCGACAATTTTGGGCAGGACTTTATTACAGACAAGCACCTGAGCGGAAAAACCAACGCCGATGTGGTATTCCGAACCACGCTCAACAATGCCTTGCAGCTCGACCCGGCAAGTATTTACAGCCTGATTGACATTTCCATTGTAAACGGCGAGCTGATTCAGCACCAGTCGCTGATTGAAGTGGCAGATTATATCAGGCAAAACCGCATTTTGGCGCCGTTGGTAAAAACAGACCGCCTGCGCGAACGCTTGCAGCACGTGCATTTCTCGCGGTTGGAGAACCAGATAGAAATCCGCGACCGAACCATCCATATTCCCGAAATGAACCTCGAGTCGTCGGCCATGAACCTGGTGGCTGCCGGAACCCATCATTTCAACAGCGTGGTGGATTACCGTTTGCGCTTCCGGCTGGCCGAAATTCTCACCAATGCGCAGCACAGTGAGTTTGGTGAAATTCGCGACGATGGCTCCGGGGGCTCCTTCTTTTTGCGCATGAGCGGACCGCTCGACAACCTGCAGTTTACCTACGACAGGGAGTCTGCCCGTGAGCAGCGACGCGCGTATTTTCAGCAGGAAAAGGAGAATTTCCGCAACCTGCTGCGCAAGGAGTTTGGGGGCATTTTTGGCGGTCGCCGCAACCGCGAAGAAACGCCCTCAACGCCCCCGCAAAAAACCGAGGAAATCATCATTGAGCACGGCACGCCCTCACCGAAAAAGAATGAAGCCCAACCTGCGCAGCCCCAGCCCGGCAAGCCCCCGGTCATTATCATTTCTCCCAGCGACGAAGACGACGACGACCACGACGATTTTTGGGATCAGTTGGAAGATGATGATGATTTTTAG
- a CDS encoding aspartate-semialdehyde dehydrogenase, translating into MKVAVVGCTGMVGREMLQVLESRNFPVSELVPVASAKSAGSEVVFRGETHRVVTLEEGLRAEPELALFSAGGDVSREWAPRFAKAGTIVIDNSSAWRMDPAVKLVVPEINAQLIEASDRIIANPNCSTIQMVVALQPLHQRYGIKRLVISTYQSVTGTGKAAVEQLENERANRKGAMAYPYPIDRNCLPHCDVFEDNGYTREEMKLVNETRKILGDQSIGITATAVRVPVMGGHSMSVNIELHNDFDVNEIAALLSSAPGIEVRDNPLINTYPMPLMVRGKDEVFVGRIRRDESQSRALNMWIVADNLRKGAATNAVQIAECCTEFAGNMNHPA; encoded by the coding sequence ATGAAAGTAGCAGTTGTAGGATGCACAGGTATGGTAGGCAGAGAGATGCTTCAGGTGCTGGAGTCGCGTAATTTTCCTGTGAGCGAACTGGTTCCGGTGGCCAGCGCAAAATCTGCCGGTAGCGAAGTGGTTTTTCGGGGTGAAACACACCGTGTGGTGACCCTCGAAGAAGGCTTGCGCGCAGAGCCCGAACTGGCGTTGTTCTCGGCTGGTGGCGACGTGTCCAGAGAGTGGGCACCGCGCTTCGCCAAAGCCGGAACCATTGTGATTGACAACTCCTCGGCATGGCGCATGGACCCCGCCGTGAAGCTCGTGGTTCCCGAAATCAATGCGCAGCTTATCGAGGCGTCCGACAGGATTATCGCCAACCCCAACTGCTCAACCATTCAGATGGTGGTGGCCCTGCAACCCCTTCACCAGCGTTACGGAATCAAGCGATTGGTTATCAGTACCTATCAGTCGGTAACAGGCACCGGAAAAGCCGCTGTGGAGCAACTCGAAAACGAGCGCGCCAACCGCAAGGGCGCCATGGCCTATCCCTATCCCATTGACCGCAACTGCCTGCCGCATTGTGATGTGTTTGAAGACAACGGCTATACCCGCGAGGAAATGAAGCTGGTAAACGAAACCCGTAAAATTCTGGGCGACCAGAGCATCGGAATTACCGCTACGGCCGTTCGCGTGCCTGTGATGGGTGGACACAGCATGTCGGTAAATATAGAGCTGCACAATGATTTTGACGTGAACGAGATTGCCGCGCTGTTGTCATCGGCGCCGGGCATTGAAGTGCGCGACAATCCGCTCATTAATACCTACCCCATGCCGCTGATGGTGCGAGGAAAAGATGAAGTTTTTGTAGGCCGCATTCGCAGGGACGAATCGCAAAGCAGAGCCCTCAATATGTGGATTGTAGCCGATAACCTCCGCAAGGGTGCCGCCACCAATGCCGTGCAGATTGCAGAATGTTGCACCGAATTTGCAGGCAACATGAACCATCCCGCATAA
- a CDS encoding lycopene cyclase domain-containing protein: MFTYSLVLLFSLAVPVIRSFERKHIHFIGKMPHLLPATLVMALVFIVWDVLFTRWGVWGFNDDYLLGLKILGLPIEEILFFFVIPYVCLFSYEVLNYFIHKDLLGKAAPYITGLLLIFCVVLLIKFPGRLHTLWSAFSAVLLLAWVGIAWRPVWLGRFYLMFGVILVPFILVNGVLTGSFLGNVVVYYNEAHIIGTRILTIPMEDTVYGFAMLLMTTALYEWFRNRAGVSPWSEAR, encoded by the coding sequence ATGTTTACCTACTCCCTCGTATTGCTCTTTTCACTGGCGGTGCCCGTTATCCGCTCGTTCGAGAGAAAACACATCCATTTTATTGGGAAAATGCCACACTTGCTTCCGGCCACACTTGTCATGGCGCTGGTGTTTATTGTGTGGGATGTGCTGTTTACCCGTTGGGGCGTTTGGGGCTTCAACGACGATTACCTGCTCGGTTTGAAGATTCTCGGCCTGCCCATCGAGGAAATTCTGTTCTTTTTTGTGATTCCTTACGTATGCCTGTTTTCGTACGAGGTGCTGAACTACTTTATCCACAAGGATTTGTTGGGGAAGGCGGCGCCCTACATCACCGGGCTGCTGCTCATTTTCTGCGTGGTGTTGCTGATCAAGTTCCCCGGTCGTTTGCATACGTTGTGGAGCGCCTTTTCGGCTGTTCTGCTCCTTGCCTGGGTAGGAATTGCCTGGAGGCCTGTTTGGCTCGGGCGTTTTTACCTGATGTTTGGGGTGATTCTCGTGCCCTTTATCCTGGTGAACGGCGTGCTCACAGGTTCTTTTCTCGGAAATGTGGTGGTGTACTACAACGAGGCACACATCATCGGCACACGCATTCTCACCATACCAATGGAGGACACGGTGTACGGATTTGCCATGCTGCTGATGACTACCGCACTCTATGAGTGGTTTCGAAACCGGGCCGGTGTTTCGCCCTGGTCAGAAGCGCGATGA
- a CDS encoding carotene hydroxylase, whose product MEFVAWAMHKYVMHGFLWVLHEDHHVRDEKPFEKNDIFFLIFAIPSWLLMMLGSIYESPVSRAFGWGILVYGVAYTFIHEIVIHQRIKWFTRTDNVYLRAIRKAHKVHHKKLGKEDGECFGMLIVPWKFFREALQYKRKQKTARG is encoded by the coding sequence ATGGAGTTTGTGGCGTGGGCCATGCACAAATACGTGATGCATGGATTTCTGTGGGTACTTCACGAAGACCACCACGTGCGTGATGAAAAACCCTTTGAAAAGAACGATATATTCTTCCTGATTTTTGCCATTCCCAGCTGGTTGCTGATGATGCTTGGCAGCATCTATGAATCGCCGGTATCGCGGGCCTTCGGGTGGGGCATTCTCGTGTATGGCGTGGCCTACACCTTTATCCACGAAATTGTGATTCATCAGCGCATCAAGTGGTTTACCCGCACCGACAACGTGTATCTGCGCGCAATCCGAAAGGCCCACAAGGTGCACCACAAAAAGCTCGGCAAGGAAGATGGCGAGTGCTTCGGTATGTTGATTGTGCCCTGGAAGTTTTTCCGCGAGGCCCTTCAATACAAACGCAAGCAAAAGACGGCCCGGGGCTAG
- a CDS encoding AhpC/TSA family protein: MIDAITNKGEKLSELSHNGPVLLVFLRHFGCTFCRESLVELSKIKEEAAKKNIKIVLVHMSRMSYANEVLNIYELDDVSHITDPEQELYREYGLNRGKWWQLLGPRVIWRGFVAGLLKGHLIGNPVADPYQMPGVFMLRQNKVISSFIHRYASDRPRYRELLNC, encoded by the coding sequence ATGATCGACGCCATTACAAATAAAGGAGAGAAGCTATCCGAGCTGAGTCATAACGGCCCCGTGCTTCTCGTTTTTTTGCGCCATTTTGGTTGTACTTTTTGCCGCGAATCGCTCGTGGAGCTGAGTAAAATCAAAGAAGAGGCCGCCAAAAAGAACATCAAGATTGTGCTTGTGCACATGAGCCGTATGTCTTACGCCAACGAGGTGCTGAACATTTATGAGCTCGATGATGTATCGCACATTACCGATCCCGAGCAGGAGCTCTACCGTGAGTATGGCCTGAATCGCGGCAAGTGGTGGCAACTTCTTGGCCCACGCGTTATTTGGCGGGGCTTTGTGGCCGGTTTGCTCAAGGGACACCTTATCGGAAATCCCGTTGCAGACCCCTATCAAATGCCTGGCGTATTTATGCTTCGTCAAAATAAGGTCATTTCAAGTTTTATCCATCGCTATGCTTCAGACCGACCTCGCTACCGAGAGCTACTAAATTGCTAA
- a CDS encoding deoxyribodipyrimidine photo-lyase — translation MSINAQSVAVFWFRRDLRLNDNHGLYRALSSGRPVLPVFVFDRDILDELPPDDRRVVFIYRRLENLRTLLRKEGGDLQVFYGRPLDVFKQISESFPVDAVYTNHDYEPYATRRDSEVAAMLREKDIGFQSFKDQVLFEGGDILKADGKPYTVYTPYSRKWLERMKTDGVPNYPSEDLLSALHRYAALPMPTLAEMGFEDRNYPFPGSDVPAKIVQAYGEKRDFPAVDGTSRLGIHLRFGTVSVRDMIRKGAEHGEVWLKQLVWREFFMSILHHFPHVVTRSFRPEYDRINWENNEAHFEAWCKGQTGYPIVDAGMRELLQTGHMHNRVRMITASFLTKHLLIDWRKGEAWFARHLLDFELASNNGSWQWAAGTGCDAAPYFRVFNPALQAEKFDAKGVYTRKWVPELNELNQYPLPVVEHRFARERAIQRYAEAVKFK, via the coding sequence ATGTCAATCAACGCCCAGTCCGTTGCGGTATTTTGGTTCAGGCGCGATTTGCGTCTCAACGACAACCACGGATTATACCGCGCCCTCAGCTCCGGAAGGCCTGTATTGCCTGTCTTTGTATTTGACCGCGATATCCTCGATGAGCTGCCGCCCGACGACCGGCGCGTGGTGTTTATCTATCGCCGATTGGAAAATCTGCGCACGCTTCTGCGAAAGGAGGGAGGCGATTTGCAGGTCTTTTACGGTCGTCCGCTCGATGTTTTCAAGCAGATAAGTGAATCCTTCCCCGTGGATGCCGTGTACACCAACCACGACTACGAACCCTATGCAACGCGCCGTGACAGCGAGGTGGCGGCAATGCTCCGCGAAAAAGATATTGGCTTTCAAAGCTTCAAAGACCAGGTGCTATTTGAGGGTGGCGACATCCTGAAAGCAGATGGCAAGCCCTACACGGTGTACACGCCGTATTCCAGAAAATGGCTGGAGCGCATGAAAACCGACGGAGTGCCCAATTACCCGTCCGAAGACCTGCTCAGTGCCCTCCATCGCTACGCAGCTTTGCCCATGCCTACCCTCGCTGAAATGGGATTTGAAGACCGAAACTACCCCTTTCCCGGAAGCGATGTGCCGGCCAAAATCGTGCAGGCTTATGGCGAAAAGCGCGACTTTCCTGCCGTGGATGGCACCTCGCGCCTCGGCATTCACCTGCGCTTCGGAACGGTGTCGGTGCGCGACATGATTCGCAAGGGAGCCGAGCACGGCGAAGTATGGCTGAAGCAGCTTGTGTGGCGTGAGTTTTTTATGAGCATTCTCCATCATTTTCCGCATGTGGTAACGCGGTCTTTCCGGCCGGAATACGACCGCATCAACTGGGAAAACAACGAAGCACATTTCGAGGCGTGGTGCAAGGGTCAAACCGGATATCCCATCGTAGATGCCGGAATGCGCGAATTGCTCCAAACAGGCCACATGCACAACCGCGTGCGCATGATTACGGCCAGTTTCCTCACCAAACACCTGCTGATTGACTGGCGAAAGGGTGAAGCCTGGTTTGCACGGCACCTATTGGACTTTGAACTTGCAAGCAACAACGGGAGCTGGCAGTGGGCCGCCGGAACCGGTTGTGATGCAGCGCCTTATTTCAGGGTTTTCAATCCGGCTTTGCAGGCCGAAAAGTTTGATGCCAAAGGCGTGTACACCAGAAAATGGGTCCCCGAACTCAATGAACTGAACCAATACCCCCTTCCAGTTGTTGAGCACAGGTTCGCGCGTGAGCGTGCTATACAGCGCTATGCAGAAGCAGTAAAATTCAAATAA